Proteins co-encoded in one Setaria viridis chromosome 9, Setaria_viridis_v4.0, whole genome shotgun sequence genomic window:
- the LOC117835556 gene encoding protein DETOXIFICATION 48: protein MCNAAGTDSSLPPAPAPPLGSFKASAHQLLHPVDGDDAGGHVLQLSKVAGEARAIGRVSVPMAVTGLVMYSRALISMLFLGRLGELALAGGSLALGFANITGYSVLSGLALGMEPICGQAFGARRGKLLALALHRTVLLLLAVALPISLLWVTSTGYILRLLGQDEGVAGAAQTFAAYASADLAVLAVLHPLRVYLRSQNLTLPITACSLFSVVLHGPINYLLVDRLGMGVAGVALAVALTDLNLLLALLCFLAISGAHRDSWVGPTSDCLRGWPALLRLAVPTATAVCLEWWWYELMIVLSGLLANPRGTVASMGILIQATSLVYVFPSSLGQGASTRVSHQLGAGRPAGARRAAGAALSIGVAVGLAAAAFMVSVRNHWARIFTSDADILRLTAVALPIAGLCELGNCPQTAGCGVLRGSARPASGARINLASFYLVGMPVGVALAFGARLGFAGLWLGLLAAQAACAVWMARAVAGTDWDVEVARAKELTKASTSNNHSECHATTTPASDITTVIATIATGATTNNSNAAGCKNNSNGYVPISESCCGNDNELEKLEAGLMTSDDDAPSASVSGNDDASGDTDTAVVSENHGSSSSDSGAAGTTATEGKEQRRGGPERAPLISVGDGEHGGDSRGGGQV, encoded by the exons ATGTGCAACGCCGCCGGGACCGACTCCtccttgccgccggcgccggcgccgccgctcggctCCTTCAAGGCCTCCGCGCACCAGCTCCTCCAccccgtcgacggcgacgacgccggcggccatgTACTGCAGCTCTCCAAG GTGGCCGGCGAGGCGCGGGCGATCGGCCGGGTGTCGGTGCCGATGGCGGTGACGGGGCTCGTCATGTACTCGCGGGCGCTCATCTCCATGCTCTTCCTGGGGCGGCTGGGCGagctcgcgctcgccggcgggTCCCTGGCGCTCGGCTTCGCCAACATCACCGGCTACTCCGTGCTCTCGGGCCTCGCGCTCGGCATGGAGCCCATCTGCGGCCAGGCCttcggcgcgcgccgcggcaaGCTGCTGGCACTCGCGCTGCACCGCAccgtgctgctgctcctcgccgtcgcgctgCCCATCTCCCTCCTGTGGGTCACATCCACGGGGTACATCCTCAGGCTGCTGGGCCAGGACGAGGGCGTCGCGGGCGCGGCGCAGACGTTCGCCGCGTACGCGTCGGCGGACCTCGCGGTGTTGGCCGTGCTGCACCCGCTGCGCGTCTACCTCCGGTCGCAGAACCTGACGCTGCCCATCACGGCGTGCTCCCTCTTCTCCGTGGTGCTGCACGGGCCCATCAACTACCTCCTGGTGGACCGCCTCGGCATGGGCGTCGCCGGGgtggcgctcgccgtcgcgctcaCCGACCTcaacctcctcctcgcgctcctctgCTTCCTCGCCATCTCGGGCGCGCACAGGGACTCGTGGGTGGGCCCCACCTCCGACTGCCTCCGGGGCTGGCCGGCGCTGCTCCGCCTGGCGGTCCCCACCGCCACGGCGGTGTGCCTCGAGTGGTGGTGGTACGAGCTCATGATCGTGCTGTCGGGGCTCCTGGCCAACCCGCGCGGCACCGTGGCGTCCATGGGCATCCTCATCCAGGCCACGTCGCTCGTCTACGTGTTCCCCTCCTCGCTGGGCCAGGGGGCGTCCACGCGCGTCAGCCATCAGctcggcgccggccgccccgcgggcgcgcgacgcgccgccggcgccgcgctctcCATCGGCGTCGCCGTGGGACTGGCGGCGGCCGCCTTCATGGTCTCCGTCCGCAACCACTGGGCCCGCATATTCACGTCGGACGCGGACATCCTCCGCCTGACGGCCGTGGCGCTCCCCATCGCGGGGCTCTGCGAGCTCGGCAACTGCCCGCAGACGGCCGGCTGCGGCGTCCTCCGCGGCAGCGCCCGCCCGGCCAGCGGCGCGCGCATCAACCTGGCCTCCTTCTACCTGGTGGGCATGCCGGTGGGCGTGGCGCTGGCGTTCGGCGCCCGGCTCGGCTTCGCCGGGCTGTGGCTCGGCCTTCTGGCGGCGCAGGCTGCCTGCGCCGTCTGGAtggcgcgcgcggtggcgggCACCGACTGGGACGTGGAGGTGGCACGCGCCAAGGAGCTGACCAAAGCCAGCACTAGCAACAACCACAGCGAGTgccacgccaccaccaccccggcTAGTGATATAACCACTGTGATCGCCACTATCGCCACAGGCGCCACTACCAACAACAGCAATGCCGCCGGCTGCAAGAACAACAGCAACGGCTACGTGCCGATCAGCGAGAGCTGCTGCGGCAACGACAACGAGCTGGAGAAGCTGGAGGCAGGCCTGATGAccagcgacgacgacgcgcctAGCGCCAGCGTCAGCGGCAACGACGACGCGTCAGGCGACACCGATACCGCTGTGGTTAGCGAGAatcacggcagcagcagcagcgacagTGGCGCTGCTGGTACGACGGCGACGGAGGGAAAGGAGCAGAGGAGGGGCGGCCCGGAGCGGGCCCCGCTCATCAGTGTGGGGGACGGGGAGCACGGTGGCGACAGCCGGGGAGGTGGCCAGGTCTAA